Proteins from a single region of Thermotoga maritima MSB8:
- the iolO gene encoding 5-keto-L-gluconate epimerase gives MKLSLVISTSDAAFDALAFKGDLRKGMELAKRVGYQAVEIAVRDPSIVDWNEVKILSEELNLPICAIGTGQAYLADGLSLTHPNDEIRKKAIERVVKHTEVAGMFGALVIIGLVRGRREGRSYEETEELFIESMKRLLELTEHAKFVIEPLNRYETDFINTIDDALRILRKINSNRVGILADTFHMNIEEVNIPESLKRAGEKLYHFHVADSNRWAPGCGHFDFRSVFNTLKEIGYNRYVSVECLPLPGGMEEAAEIAFKTLKELIIKLT, from the coding sequence TTGAAGCTATCTCTGGTGATCAGTACTTCTGACGCAGCTTTTGATGCATTGGCTTTTAAAGGAGACCTGAGGAAGGGTATGGAACTCGCAAAGAGAGTGGGCTATCAGGCTGTGGAAATCGCTGTCAGAGATCCTTCCATCGTGGATTGGAACGAAGTGAAGATTCTCTCTGAGGAGCTCAACCTCCCCATCTGTGCCATAGGAACGGGTCAGGCGTATCTCGCAGACGGTCTGTCCCTGACACATCCGAACGATGAAATCAGAAAAAAAGCGATAGAGAGAGTGGTAAAACACACCGAAGTTGCAGGCATGTTCGGTGCTCTTGTCATCATAGGTCTCGTCAGGGGAAGGCGAGAGGGCAGATCATACGAAGAAACTGAAGAGTTGTTCATCGAAAGTATGAAACGTTTGCTTGAGCTTACAGAACACGCGAAATTCGTTATCGAACCCCTGAACAGATACGAAACAGACTTCATAAACACCATCGACGACGCACTCAGGATACTGAGGAAAATTAACTCGAATAGAGTTGGAATCCTCGCGGATACATTCCACATGAACATTGAAGAGGTGAACATTCCGGAAAGTTTGAAAAGAGCAGGAGAGAAACTCTATCACTTTCACGTGGCAGACAGCAACAGGTGGGCACCGGGATGTGGACATTTTGATTTCAGGAGCGTTTTCAATACTCTGAAGGAGATCGGTTACAACAGATACGTTTCTGTTGAGTGTTTGCCCCTTCCAGGGGGAATGGAAGAAGCAGCGGAGATTGCTTTCAAGACCCTAAAAGAACTGATTATTAAACTTACATGA
- a CDS encoding FTR1 family protein, giving the protein MHLGALLITFREALEASVIIAVILAYLKRTGRETQKREVWLGMFFSIFASLVLGAIVIWFYGGIEEKELFESVASYVAVVVLTSMIYWMATKGKSIKSEIERKVSKVISRWALIGFVFVVVFREGFETVLFVTPFMTQNLAGTVVGIVLGLIFAGAIAYTLYVVGVKINLRRFFYYSSILLIFVAAGLVGYGTHEFIEWSEEKGFDLGFFEKEAYNLGIPESSVWHHKGLIGSILMVLFGYSVKMEWGRVLVQFGYLVLALILITRAYKRKEI; this is encoded by the coding sequence GTGCATCTCGGTGCTCTTTTGATAACATTCAGAGAAGCTCTGGAAGCCAGTGTGATCATTGCAGTGATCCTCGCCTATTTGAAAAGAACCGGAAGAGAAACTCAGAAAAGAGAAGTTTGGTTGGGAATGTTTTTTTCTATCTTTGCAAGTCTTGTTCTTGGAGCGATCGTTATCTGGTTCTATGGAGGTATTGAAGAAAAGGAACTTTTTGAGAGTGTAGCTTCGTACGTTGCAGTGGTGGTGCTTACAAGCATGATCTATTGGATGGCCACGAAGGGAAAAAGTATCAAGTCAGAGATAGAACGAAAAGTCAGTAAGGTTATCAGCAGATGGGCATTGATTGGTTTTGTTTTCGTTGTTGTGTTCAGGGAAGGCTTTGAGACAGTATTGTTCGTTACACCTTTCATGACGCAGAATCTTGCTGGAACTGTTGTGGGAATTGTCCTGGGATTGATATTTGCCGGAGCGATTGCTTATACCCTTTACGTTGTGGGAGTAAAGATCAACCTAAGAAGGTTCTTCTATTACAGCTCCATTCTGTTGATTTTCGTCGCTGCTGGGCTTGTTGGTTACGGAACACATGAATTCATAGAGTGGTCTGAAGAAAAAGGGTTCGATCTTGGCTTTTTTGAAAAAGAAGCTTATAACTTAGGAATCCCCGAAAGCAGTGTGTGGCATCACAAAGGATTGATAGGTTCCATTCTTATGGTTCTATTCGGTTATTCCGTGAAAATGGAATGGGGGAGAGTGCTTGTACAATTCGGCTATCTTGTTTTGGCTCTTATTCTGATCACTCGAGCGTACAAAAGAAAAGAAATTTGA
- a CDS encoding ABC transporter substrate-binding protein produces MRKFLMTIVLMVSLLIFAEEITITAWTVGPDNPSYYRFDNLKTAAERLNKILKDLGVDLTIKVDGYFDTTDWSSFKQKVVFGIKSGQTVDIICSGHDDIGAWAKAGYIIPLDEYVKKYWDEVYYDFIPSLWESTKYKGQIYGIPQDTEARPFYINKQVLKKLGWSDEEINSLPDRIARGEFTFEDFIEVAREAIEKGLVEWGLYHRPKAGIDYYQLMISMGIDFYDEEKAVFVYNVEEMKDYYKLLYDLANTYKILPKNMIGTPWTSVHKDVTGGKVLAWMGGTWNWAEWKKDYGKTEEELQEMFILAPVPKFRDRGRPNTLSHPVVYMIPSTSKYPDIAFLLITLASAPELNMRHAVESGHLPIRWQQTVLPEYTKEFIMMEGTKLLPYSGFIPNDDMFNLYNQIIFEGMQMAESGMNPEKVAEDVAKRLKSQLKDRVVIIE; encoded by the coding sequence ATGCGTAAATTTTTGATGACTATCGTTTTGATGGTCTCTCTTCTGATTTTCGCGGAGGAGATTACCATCACAGCCTGGACTGTGGGACCCGATAATCCATCTTACTACAGGTTCGACAACCTGAAAACAGCTGCGGAGAGGCTAAACAAGATTCTGAAGGATCTGGGAGTCGATCTCACCATCAAGGTTGATGGCTATTTCGATACCACAGACTGGAGTTCTTTCAAGCAGAAAGTAGTTTTCGGAATCAAATCTGGTCAGACGGTGGACATCATCTGTTCCGGTCACGACGACATAGGAGCCTGGGCAAAAGCGGGATACATCATACCTCTCGACGAATACGTGAAGAAGTACTGGGACGAGGTTTACTACGATTTCATCCCATCGCTCTGGGAATCAACGAAGTACAAGGGACAGATCTATGGAATTCCTCAGGACACAGAAGCACGGCCTTTCTACATCAACAAGCAGGTTCTTAAGAAACTCGGCTGGTCGGACGAAGAGATCAATTCCCTGCCAGACCGAATCGCCAGAGGAGAGTTCACCTTCGAGGACTTCATCGAAGTGGCAAGAGAAGCCATTGAAAAGGGCCTTGTGGAATGGGGCCTCTATCACAGGCCGAAAGCAGGTATCGATTACTACCAGCTCATGATCAGCATGGGCATTGACTTCTACGATGAAGAGAAGGCAGTCTTTGTTTACAATGTGGAAGAGATGAAAGATTACTACAAATTGCTCTACGACCTTGCAAATACCTACAAGATTCTTCCAAAGAACATGATAGGAACACCGTGGACTTCTGTTCACAAAGACGTTACAGGTGGAAAGGTCCTGGCGTGGATGGGCGGAACGTGGAACTGGGCTGAGTGGAAAAAAGATTACGGAAAAACAGAAGAAGAACTCCAGGAAATGTTCATTCTTGCTCCCGTTCCTAAGTTCAGAGACAGAGGAAGACCAAACACCCTGTCTCATCCGGTTGTTTACATGATCCCAAGCACGAGTAAGTACCCGGACATCGCGTTCCTTCTGATAACACTTGCGTCTGCTCCAGAGCTCAACATGAGGCATGCGGTTGAGAGTGGACATCTGCCGATCAGATGGCAGCAGACTGTGCTTCCCGAATACACCAAGGAATTCATCATGATGGAAGGAACAAAGCTTCTGCCGTACTCGGGGTTCATTCCAAACGACGACATGTTCAATCTCTACAACCAAATCATCTTCGAAGGAATGCAGATGGCAGAAAGTGGCATGAATCCAGAGAAGGTAGCGGAGGATGTGGCAAAGAGGCTCAAATCACAGCTGAAAGATAGAGTAGTGATCATTGAGTGA
- a CDS encoding carbohydrate ABC transporter permease, producing MKKLKPWLLLSPLLIFVIIFFVIPVILTVVIAFTDMDYSFTWNFVGFQNFKDISTDFIIPRVIANTFIYTFGTLGLFNLGTALLLSLLTTSISDRWGNFFRTLWMLPRLTPSVVYGLLWLWMFDPTEYGLVNFIRGLFGLPPQDWLHSAPMWMIIFANGFIGASMGMLVFTAAIKSIPEDYYRAARIDGASWFMIVRKITLPLIKWHLLFVTAYQTLSLLASFEYILIITDGGPVYRTEVWALYTYHNAFSHFRFGYGAALSIILVIIGVISAFVYMKFFGFESLMEKPKVEVE from the coding sequence ATGAAAAAACTGAAGCCGTGGCTTTTGCTTTCTCCTCTTCTCATCTTCGTGATCATCTTTTTTGTTATCCCAGTCATTCTCACCGTTGTCATTGCCTTCACTGATATGGATTATTCTTTCACATGGAATTTTGTAGGTTTCCAGAATTTCAAAGACATTTCCACGGATTTTATAATTCCAAGAGTGATCGCAAACACTTTTATTTATACCTTCGGGACCCTGGGACTGTTCAACCTCGGTACCGCTCTTTTGCTCTCTCTTCTCACCACATCGATCAGCGATAGATGGGGAAATTTTTTCAGAACTCTCTGGATGTTACCAAGACTCACTCCTTCTGTGGTCTATGGTCTTCTCTGGCTCTGGATGTTCGATCCCACTGAGTATGGACTTGTGAACTTCATACGGGGGCTCTTCGGTCTTCCACCACAGGACTGGCTGCACAGCGCTCCAATGTGGATGATCATATTCGCCAATGGCTTCATAGGTGCTTCGATGGGTATGCTGGTTTTCACAGCGGCGATAAAATCTATTCCAGAAGATTACTACAGGGCAGCTCGTATCGATGGGGCGAGCTGGTTCATGATAGTGAGAAAAATCACTCTTCCTCTCATAAAGTGGCATTTGCTGTTTGTAACTGCCTATCAGACTCTTTCACTCCTTGCTTCGTTCGAATACATTCTCATCATCACGGATGGAGGACCTGTTTACAGAACTGAAGTATGGGCGCTTTACACTTATCACAACGCCTTTTCACACTTCAGATTCGGTTACGGTGCCGCTCTTTCCATCATTTTAGTGATCATAGGTGTGATCTCTGCGTTTGTTTACATGAAATTCTTCGGTTTTGAATCCCTCATGGAAAAGCCGAAGGTCGAGGTGGAATGA
- a CDS encoding carbohydrate ABC transporter permease, whose translation MKVTFWQKNSEKIRNLIIIVILFLITSPILIGYVWLVLRSFSEDLVNGFVPTKLTLKNWRFLWEEIKGYPNIWQTTLNTALLALGVMGVEVAITSLGGYALSRYDFPGRSSMMKFILALHAFPAISLMTAVFYLLWTLKLLDTLWGVILLKASLEVPWGTWIMKGFYDGIPWELEWAGLVDGYSRFQVWRRVLLPLVKPGIAVTAIFAFLSGWSEFVFVNTFIFSQNLWTLSKYVKGFIGDYRFADYGLVTAVGLFYMIPTIIFFFFVSKHMIKLTIGGVKG comes from the coding sequence ATGAAGGTCACTTTCTGGCAAAAGAACTCGGAGAAAATCAGGAATCTCATAATAATAGTGATCCTTTTTCTCATAACCTCCCCGATACTGATCGGGTATGTTTGGCTCGTTCTCAGATCTTTCAGCGAAGATCTGGTGAACGGTTTTGTGCCCACCAAACTCACATTGAAGAATTGGAGATTTCTATGGGAAGAAATTAAAGGCTATCCGAACATATGGCAAACTACCCTGAACACGGCGCTTTTAGCGCTTGGTGTGATGGGAGTTGAGGTGGCGATTACAAGTCTGGGTGGATACGCTCTGTCCAGGTACGATTTTCCGGGACGTTCTTCGATGATGAAGTTCATTCTCGCTTTGCACGCCTTCCCGGCGATTTCTCTTATGACGGCTGTGTTCTATCTTCTGTGGACCTTAAAACTTCTCGATACCCTCTGGGGGGTGATTCTCCTCAAAGCTTCTCTGGAGGTACCATGGGGCACTTGGATCATGAAGGGATTTTACGATGGTATACCGTGGGAACTCGAGTGGGCAGGACTCGTTGATGGTTACAGCAGGTTCCAGGTGTGGAGAAGAGTTCTTCTTCCACTTGTAAAACCCGGGATCGCCGTTACAGCTATCTTCGCATTTCTTTCTGGATGGTCTGAGTTTGTCTTTGTGAACACGTTCATCTTCTCGCAGAATCTGTGGACTCTTTCCAAGTACGTGAAAGGCTTCATCGGAGACTACAGATTTGCTGACTATGGTCTCGTGACCGCTGTTGGATTGTTTTACATGATACCAACGATCATCTTTTTCTTCTTCGTCAGCAAACACATGATAAAACTGACCATCGGGGGAGTGAAAGGATAA
- a CDS encoding ABC transporter ATP-binding protein — translation MPSIRVVNLKKYFGKVKAVDGVSFEVKDGEFVALLGPSGCGKTTTLLMLAGIYKPTSGEIYFDDVLVNDIPPKYREVGMVFQNYALYPHMTVFENIAFPLRARRISKDEVEKRVVEIARKLLIDNLLDRKPTQLSGGQQQRVALARALVKQPKVLLFDEPLSNLDANLRMIMRAEIKHLQQELGITSVYVTHDQAEAMTMASRIAVFNQGKLVQYGTPDEVYDSPKNMFVASFIGNPPTNFLRDFSVSVENKQTILKRDDVIIKLPEPVDVKLKEVVVGIRPEHCRISRERVENSIPGVVYVVEPLGRDIIVNVKTEKGEIIKVFGDTGKAPQPGENVFLVPDLRKIHLFNPETEETIL, via the coding sequence ATGCCCAGTATCAGGGTTGTGAATCTGAAAAAGTACTTCGGAAAAGTAAAAGCGGTGGATGGTGTGAGTTTTGAAGTGAAAGATGGAGAGTTCGTAGCGCTGCTTGGTCCATCTGGCTGTGGAAAGACCACGACTCTTTTGATGCTTGCCGGTATATACAAGCCCACCTCTGGTGAGATCTACTTCGACGACGTGCTGGTCAACGACATTCCTCCAAAGTACAGAGAAGTGGGTATGGTGTTCCAAAACTACGCGCTTTATCCTCATATGACTGTTTTTGAAAACATAGCCTTTCCACTCAGGGCAAGAAGAATCTCAAAGGACGAAGTCGAAAAAAGGGTCGTTGAGATAGCCCGGAAACTTCTCATAGATAATCTTCTCGACAGAAAGCCAACCCAACTTTCCGGAGGACAACAGCAAAGAGTGGCGCTCGCAAGGGCTCTGGTGAAGCAACCAAAGGTGCTCCTTTTCGATGAACCACTGTCAAACCTGGACGCAAACCTCAGGATGATCATGCGGGCGGAAATAAAACACCTTCAGCAGGAACTTGGAATCACCTCTGTTTACGTCACTCACGATCAGGCTGAGGCGATGACGATGGCTTCAAGAATCGCTGTTTTCAATCAGGGGAAACTCGTTCAGTATGGAACACCCGATGAGGTTTATGACTCTCCAAAGAACATGTTTGTCGCCTCGTTCATAGGTAATCCTCCAACGAACTTCCTGAGGGATTTCTCTGTCTCCGTGGAAAACAAACAAACGATTTTGAAAAGAGACGATGTCATCATTAAACTGCCAGAACCAGTTGATGTAAAATTGAAGGAAGTCGTTGTCGGCATTAGACCTGAGCACTGCAGGATTTCCCGCGAGCGTGTGGAAAACTCAATTCCCGGTGTTGTCTATGTTGTAGAACCATTGGGAAGGGATATAATAGTGAACGTGAAAACGGAGAAAGGAGAGATAATAAAGGTCTTCGGCGACACTGGAAAAGCCCCACAACCGGGTGAGAATGTATTTCTGGTTCCTGATCTAAGGAAGATTCATCTGTTTAATCCAGAAACGGAGGAAACGATTCTGTAA
- a CDS encoding TIM barrel protein, with the protein MIKGIGTNVDTRRVNGSIKRLVSELEFFKSIGFDYVEIPAAGLDVIARGRIIRKRLERVKELLSNYNFRYTVHAPDVINLKIKTNPWHYRVMEATIEFAGEINAEVVVYHYGEVDHSIDVPERVQRKAEIVALRELADLAKEKGVVIGVENVGHPVSEVLKLVRAVNHPNVKLVIDVGHLFIVSNYTGIDFYDELKKGLPYAVELHLSDNFGESPQTYQKIPDVEAFRFVYGIGDLHLPIGEGDIPYNKVFRIIRESGFDGIVILEINSMDRFADEYADSLNLLRKRLILAADNNKTKKRRKVK; encoded by the coding sequence ATGATAAAGGGAATAGGAACCAACGTGGATACAAGGAGGGTAAACGGTTCAATAAAAAGACTGGTGAGTGAACTCGAGTTTTTCAAAAGCATAGGATTCGATTACGTGGAGATTCCAGCTGCTGGCCTCGATGTGATAGCACGGGGCAGGATCATTAGGAAAAGGCTTGAGCGAGTGAAAGAACTTCTTTCCAACTACAATTTCCGATACACGGTTCATGCTCCCGATGTGATAAATCTGAAGATAAAAACCAATCCCTGGCATTACCGGGTTATGGAAGCCACAATAGAATTCGCCGGTGAGATAAATGCGGAAGTGGTGGTTTACCATTACGGAGAGGTGGATCATTCGATAGATGTTCCCGAGAGAGTTCAAAGAAAGGCTGAAATCGTGGCTCTCCGTGAATTGGCGGATCTTGCAAAAGAGAAGGGTGTTGTCATAGGCGTTGAAAATGTTGGTCATCCAGTTTCTGAGGTGTTGAAGCTTGTAAGAGCGGTGAATCATCCAAACGTGAAGCTCGTCATAGATGTGGGTCATTTGTTTATAGTTTCAAACTACACCGGTATAGATTTCTACGATGAGTTGAAGAAGGGCCTTCCATATGCAGTTGAACTGCATCTCAGCGATAACTTCGGGGAGTCTCCGCAGACTTATCAAAAAATACCGGATGTAGAAGCCTTTCGTTTCGTCTATGGAATAGGAGATCTTCACCTTCCCATTGGAGAAGGGGATATTCCGTACAACAAGGTCTTCAGGATAATCAGAGAGTCTGGTTTCGATGGTATCGTAATTTTGGAAATAAATTCCATGGACAGATTCGCTGATGAGTATGCGGACTCCCTCAACCTTCTGAGAAAGCGTCTGATTCTTGCAGCAGACAACAACAAGACTAAAAAAAGAAGAAAGGTCAAGTGA
- a CDS encoding glycerol dehydrogenase — MITTTIFPGRYVQGAGAINILEEELSRFGERAFVVIDDFVDKNVLGENFFSSFTKVRVNKQIFGGECSDEEIERLSGLVEEETDVVVGIGGGKTLDTAKAVAYKLKKPVVIVPTIASTDAPCSALSVIYTPNGEFKRYLFLPRNPDVVLVDTEIVAKAPARFLVAGMGDALATWFEAESCKQKYAPNMTGRLGSMTAYALARLCYETLLEYGVLAKRSVEEKSVTPALEKIVEANTLLSGLGFESGGLAAAHAIHNGLTVLENTHKYLHGEKVAIGVLASLFLTDKPRKMIEEVYSFCEEVGLPTTLAEIGLDGVSDEDLMKVAEKACDKNETIHNEPQPVTSKDVFFALKAADRYGRMRKNLT, encoded by the coding sequence ATGATAACAACCACCATATTTCCAGGTAGATATGTTCAGGGGGCAGGTGCTATCAACATTCTAGAAGAAGAACTTTCTCGTTTTGGAGAAAGGGCATTTGTGGTGATCGATGATTTTGTGGACAAAAACGTGCTAGGAGAAAATTTCTTCAGCTCTTTCACAAAAGTCAGGGTAAACAAACAGATCTTTGGTGGAGAGTGTTCAGACGAAGAGATAGAGCGACTTTCAGGTCTTGTTGAAGAAGAAACAGACGTGGTGGTGGGCATAGGTGGCGGAAAAACACTCGATACCGCTAAAGCGGTCGCCTATAAGTTGAAAAAGCCTGTTGTGATTGTTCCAACTATTGCCTCTACAGATGCTCCATGCAGCGCCCTTTCCGTGATTTACACACCAAACGGGGAATTCAAAAGATACCTGTTTTTGCCAAGGAATCCAGATGTCGTTCTGGTAGACACGGAGATTGTGGCGAAAGCCCCCGCGAGGTTTCTTGTTGCCGGAATGGGAGATGCCCTTGCCACGTGGTTTGAGGCAGAATCTTGTAAACAGAAATACGCTCCAAATATGACGGGAAGACTTGGTTCGATGACAGCCTACGCGCTCGCAAGACTTTGCTATGAGACACTTCTAGAATACGGTGTACTTGCGAAAAGGTCGGTGGAGGAAAAGTCTGTCACACCTGCCCTTGAAAAAATCGTTGAGGCGAACACCCTTTTAAGTGGTCTGGGATTCGAAAGTGGAGGACTGGCAGCTGCACATGCTATTCACAACGGTCTCACCGTTCTGGAAAATACCCACAAGTATTTACACGGGGAAAAAGTGGCCATAGGAGTTCTCGCATCACTGTTTTTGACTGACAAACCCAGAAAGATGATCGAAGAGGTCTACTCCTTCTGTGAAGAAGTGGGATTACCCACTACTCTGGCAGAGATAGGACTTGATGGTGTTTCGGACGAGGATCTGATGAAAGTGGCTGAGAAAGCCTGTGACAAGAATGAAACAATACACAACGAACCCCAACCTGTGACATCAAAGGATGTGTTTTTCGCCCTAAAAGCAGCAGACAGGTACGGAAGGATGAGAAAAAACCTCACTTGA
- a CDS encoding AEC family transporter gives MLYTTFSAIIPSFLIILIGYTVGKIFSEETMGLASKVAIWVMVPTVTFTFINEYTPSFSTLGEFGLGVAIIFVIFYLYSRLFKEKKEVIHVTAVTANVGYLGYPILLSLWGEEALSLGVVYATLNIIMFSAVLPMFLGEKVNVKNLFKLPYVYALVAGFLTGKLGWSFRELPEWLVNAILMLKQSAIPYLLIYVGLSVSKLKLGRHLSKIGGIIVVNKLFLAPLIALVFALIYGLEGLTAKVFVLETAMPAAVNAVILTSALGGDSETVSYGVTLTTFFAIFTLPVWAVILESIFG, from the coding sequence ACTCATCGGCTACACAGTGGGGAAAATCTTTTCTGAAGAAACAATGGGTCTTGCTTCAAAAGTTGCAATCTGGGTCATGGTTCCAACGGTAACGTTTACCTTCATAAACGAGTACACTCCCAGTTTTTCAACTCTTGGAGAATTCGGACTTGGAGTGGCTATTATTTTTGTTATCTTCTATCTTTATTCCAGACTCTTCAAGGAGAAAAAAGAAGTGATTCACGTCACCGCAGTTACCGCAAACGTTGGCTATTTGGGATATCCTATCCTTCTTTCTTTGTGGGGAGAAGAAGCACTTTCTCTCGGAGTTGTTTACGCCACCCTGAACATCATCATGTTCTCCGCCGTTCTCCCTATGTTCCTTGGCGAGAAGGTGAATGTCAAAAATCTGTTCAAACTTCCCTACGTATACGCTCTGGTTGCTGGATTTCTAACTGGAAAATTGGGCTGGAGTTTTCGGGAACTTCCCGAATGGCTTGTAAATGCTATTTTGATGTTGAAGCAATCTGCCATACCGTACCTTCTTATTTACGTGGGATTGTCTGTTTCCAAACTGAAACTGGGAAGACATCTTTCAAAGATTGGCGGGATCATCGTTGTGAATAAGCTCTTCCTTGCCCCCCTCATTGCACTGGTTTTCGCTCTGATTTACGGTCTTGAAGGACTCACAGCCAAGGTTTTCGTGCTGGAAACCGCGATGCCTGCTGCTGTGAACGCAGTGATTCTCACCTCCGCCCTCGGTGGCGATAGTGAAACAGTGAGTTATGGTGTTACTCTCACCACTTTCTTTGCCATCTTTACTCTTCCTGTCTGGGCTGTCATCCTAGAGAGTATATTTGGTTGA